In the Equus caballus isolate H_3958 breed thoroughbred chromosome 26, TB-T2T, whole genome shotgun sequence genome, gctaaGTATTTCACATTGACGTGAGATACCTttgctctttctcccttcttttttatgcAGAGAACAGAAGCACACATTGTCATGCCTCAAACTACTTTTTATTTGCAACTACATGATTTCACGCAATTCTTCTAAACAACAATGACATAAAATAGATTTCCATGTGTATAAATAACTTACATACTCTCCATAAAGTAAATGCTTAAAGGTGCTAGAACAGATCGTCCACTCCTACAGTGTTCTTGTATCCAACAGAGTTGATGCACAATATATAAATACTCAAGTCCAGTATTAAAAACTCAGGCACTTGACTAACTTTAATAAAGTTTCTCAAACTATATCAATATATCtaaagtgcatatatatttttttaagaaacattatTCTCAATAACTTCTCTATAAAAATAAGTTTGATGGTTTGCCCCATCTAACTTTACTACTATGAGTATGAACTTGTAACTTTTAATATGCAGTCAGGCTTAGTCTACCTTCTCTCAACATGACACCAATAGAATCAAAAGCAGCTAGTGAGGTGCTAACATGTGAGGATTAATCCAGTGATTCCGGTCACAATGCATTCCAGGAGGAGGCACCCATGTTACTGGAATTGGGCGATACGGTTTATTCTTCCTTCCCTGATTTGGATAACCAAATGGAACAGGAGGAGGGTAGTGACTCTGATGGCCATTCCCTCGGTACATTCCTGGTTTTTTTCTGGGCAAAGGATGCCACATCGGAAGAGGCGGGAATATCAGTTCTGAAATCTGCATGGAAGAGAAAATAGTAAattaattcaaaaggaaaaattagtcaCTTGTTATGTAAAAACTAGGTGACCTTCCAGATTCCTcactgaataaaaacaaaaccactcaCCCAAAACCCTAAGAGCAGTTCTAAAGGGACATTCCTATGCTCAAGTCTAAATACATCTAACAGGTGATCAGTCCgtgttttctgaatgaatgaaaatgaataaacttaaccacaGCACTCGAAAACGAGCAGAATTTTCTGGTTATTTCAACCAGAAAAGATCAAAACATAGAATGAATGGAAGCTTATAAGGACACATGTTTTAGACCAGTGGTTTCCACAGCTGTCTGATTAAATAAGGAGTCACCTAAGAAGCTCTTAAACAAAATGTTCATGCCCCAGCCTTGGTCTACTGAACAGTAACAAAACCTTAGGAATAGAGTTCAAGGTATGTTGACCACATTCTGCAGGTGATTCCCACAGAGCCAGTGGAGTGTTCTGGAACAACAGTCTTAGACCGCCCAATTAGTCAAGCGGACATCAAATTTCCATTATCCAAAATATTCTCAGCAGTTTTGGACCTCTCTATTCAGAATGCCATACCCTGTGACTATGAGTTTCAGAATTCTCTGATTTCTGATCTGCTCTTCTTAGTacaggtattttaaaatttacattctgTGTAGCATTACATTCATATGATAGtaaattcaaaaggtacaaaactGTATACAGTGAGAagtccctcttctttctttgattACCACCAACTCAATTACCTTCTCAGAAGCAAATAACACTAATCATTTTTTTGTGTATACCTTTAGAGATATTCTATGCACATACTTGTGTGTACATCTATATATGTACCTAAAAAAACACTCACGTACAATTTTGTATAGTGctttttgagctaacatctgtgccaatcttcccacattttgtatgtgggatgctgccacagcatggcttgccaagtggtgtgtagtcaccactgcacccaggatccaaactcacgaaccccaggccaccaaagtggtgcgtgcaaacttaaccactatgccaccgggctggcccctgtattttttgcacttaataaatacatttcagaGACATTCATAtcaatacataaagaacttttttgttattttacagCTAGACAGTAATGCAATAACTATGCCATAACTCAATTAACTGGTGTCGTACTGGCAAGACATTTGGACTGCTTTCAGTCTTTTACTATTAGAAAACAGCGCacgacaaacaaaacaaaacaatgctgcagtgaatgacCTCAGCATGGTTAATTCTTGATTATCTACAATAaggggaaaataaggaaaaatttagAGTTCAAATAATCAACCTGTACTACAAATGAGCAGCAAAATGGcataaagttttcatttctttctacatTGAGGTGCACAAtgatatgcttttaaaattgtccagaaaacagacaaaattctggagcttacattttccttttccagttaATTCTCACACCCCCCAGCAACCATTCTTCTGATTTCTACCACCAGACAGTTTTGTTtgtgaacttcatataaatataatcatcCAGCATGTATTCTTTCGTGCCTGGCAAAATTCTTTTACTCAATCAAATGTTTCTGAGGTCCCTCCATATTGTGTCTATCATTAGTTCTGTTTTTATTGCTGACTATTATTCTACTGTATGAGTATATAATCCCCACCCCCATTCACTGGTTAATGGACAtatgggttgttttcagttttttttttttaactatcatgaaaaaagctgctataaacattctaaTACAAGGCTTTGTagatatttgttttctcttgttaaatacttaggagtggaacCATTGAGTAACAGAATAGATGCATATTTAACTTTCTAAgtgccaaatagttttccaaagtagttgtgtACCCTTTTACACTCCCACCCACTGTTTATGAATCCAGCTGCTTCACATCCAACATTTAGTGTtctcagactttttaattttagccattctggaaGAAGCAgtgtttcattgtggttttaatttgcacttccctgataacAAATGAGGTAGAACAccttttttcatgtgcttactggccatttatACAACTTCTTTTGTACAGTGTGTATttacatcttttgcccattttttttttgaggaagattagccctgagctagcattaactaccaatcctcctctttttgctgaggaagattggccctgagctaacatttgtgcccacctttttctattttatatgtgggatgcctgccacagcacggcttgataagcaatgcgtaggccagcacccaggatctgaacctgtgaactctgggctgctgaaggagtacacgaacttaaccactatgccactgggctggtccctttTGCCCATTATTTTTAACTGGGTCATTtgtcctttattattatttataggaGAGATTTTGAAAGTATATTCTGGAAACAAATTCTTTGACAGATATATGTATTCAGAATGTTTTGCCCCAAGCTATGCTTTGcccattcattttcttaatggtttcttttgatgagaaaagattttcagttttgatgaagtcaaatttatcaaagttttttttttggtccttggaaaaaatctttgcctatcgctgaaaataaagatatttacgTTTTCTTACAAAAGTGTCCAATCTCGCGTCTGTTCAACTCCAAACCCCACACTCTTTCCCATGTACCCAGGTGTCAATTGGGAAAAGGACTGAAGCCAAAACCTGAaaccctcttccttctctctgggcctcctgtgGTCTTATTCCTTTTGGACCTGACTTTCCTTGGGATCCATGTGAGGGGGTCAGGCAGAGCTGGCAGCAGGACCCATCccaaattaattttttgtgtgtggtgccAGGTAGCAGttaggttcttttcttttttctatatagATTATCTAATTGTTTCAGCACCAGTTCTTGAAGACTTTCCCTAGTGAGTTGCTTTGGCACttcgattaaaaaaaaaaaaagactgttatGTGTGCAGGTCTATTTGTAGACAGTTTTCCATTCCAttaatatatttgtgtatgtttaaaccgttaccacattgtcttgatacAACATAATGGCTTTATATTAGTATGAAGCCTCCAACTTGATTctccttttttaaacttttagaatCAACTTTTAGAAAAAGGCTTTTGGAATTGTGATTGATATTGAATTGAAACTATAGGTCAATTTGGGAAGAAACGACATAATCTTCTCTTCTTAATTAGTGGAGAGTTATCTCTGGGTGTACATTTCAGAAAACACTCAGACCTCTCAGAGAACAAAGACCCTAAACTAGGAATTTTTTGTCCTTACTTAGATAATCCCTTTATTAAAGCTGTTGACAATGCCAGGTTCAAATGAAAAAGTGAATCTGAAGAAAAGATTCAAGTGGGCCACCTGCAACAGCTTTCTGCAGAATGGCTTGTAATGGCCATGCTTCTCTGTCATGAAATGTTTTGTTAGTGAATATAATGTcaaggaaaaatgttttatttaaaaagcacataaaaGACACTTCAATGTCCATGCCTTTCTGTTATAATTTTATCCTAACAGTCTTTCaacatgggagaaaataaatacaatttaatttaaaaagaaaaactaaaaattaaaggTCAATTTAATTGTAAAAAATCAGCAGGATTCAGTTCATTTGGGGACTTATAGTCTTGCTTTGTTGAGTAACAACAAATacaattctgaaataaaattgtCACATCTGAATAAATTCCAGGAAATTTAACAACAGGAATTTGCAGTAATATAATACATCATGCAGAGGAAAAAATGCCCAAAATATTTATGGCAAAGATCTTAAAAATGATCCCTGAAACACAAATATTATGTTTACTTACCTATACAGGGAATCTCTCGGGAAGAACACAAAAATAACTTGTAATGAAAACTTCCATGGAAGGACACAGGACTGGCAGTTGGGGGAAAGGGAAGGCTTGACACTTTATACTCTTTTACTCTGTTTgaagttgttttttaaagcaagtgtATATGTTATCTTATAAtaatgcacatatacatatatcccTAAAAATATGGTACACTTCCTCCCAAGCCTAGGAAGGATaactcaaaaactaaaaaaaaaaaaaatgagaaatgaaaaattaggtTATAGTGAAAGGATgttcattatataaatatatgctgaaCTTAAAGGTTTAGTTTCTCATACTCAAAACTCTGATTTCTTACTCATTAAGATCTAAATTCTCATTTTAGTCAAAATCCAACCCTACCATAAATCTAGTATCTTTTGTTATGTCTAATTAAGGCCAAATTAATAAAAacaggtatatttttaaatatactcaaATTAAGAAAAAGTACATGTGCAGAATAAGGCTCAACtctaaaagatttctttaaattttttaacttcaaaatatatatatatatagtatattaagTGTTCTTTGgtatgtggaatataaataaatatgtgaatgaatCTGTAAGTGCATGCATGGTACCAATATGACTCTTCAACTATGAAAGCAAAGGAGATATTGTTTTGGCTTGaataaaaaattaactgaaatagAATTTAGCGAGCTTTCCCTTTAATTATGGAAAGGGAGAAGAACAAGACAGTTAAACTGAAAGGTACAAATTGCAAGTGTTAAAGACTACAAAAAAATGAGTGGCTATTTTTGAATAcaacaagaatttttaaaacatcaggtAAGTTTtattaccataattttttttctattctttgccaCACTTTTTGAAATTATGTTTACCCTACTTATTAAGTAGTAAAGCAGATCTTGATAAAGTGACTCAGGGTGCGTATTTCCACCTGAGAGGAGCAGCTTCCTGTTAGTGAAAGGCAAGAACTGTGATCCAGAATCTCAAATCAGAAACCTCGGGCAATGTGAGCAGGACTACCTGGAATGACCGGGCAATGCTGCTCGTGACCTTCAATACAGAGCTATTTCACAGTTACCTGGTAAATGGGGCTTGGGGTTGCAGTCACTGAGCTGGGTTTCACTTCTACTTCCTTacttgtttcttcatctgaagaGGATGATCCTGAATGATAATCAGAGGTAACCTTATCAAGGGCTCTGGTAACCTTCTTAGAGATCTCATCCTTGTTCTCATCCTCATTTTCAAAGCTGGCAACAATGAATGCATTGTTTTTCTCTCCATAcctaaaaaaacaagaacaaaaacttAGAAACTCTGAAGTcacatcaacaaacaaaaaatgtccATAAAAACAATTAAACAGGTCTAGACATGCCATCAGGCCAAGACAAAGAAGGAACTCTCCCAGAACTTGACCCTACATATACAGTATTCTAAGCCAGCTCCATGCTAACAGGCAGGCCACAGTTTTCTACTTCTGGTCTACTTAAGTACAAATAAAACTGACCCTattctttttctcaattttcttttctactgcCTCCTAACAAAAATAGTTGTTTAAAACATCAAAGAGAAATTCACtgctttaattacatttttttatgtACCAATGAAACTGGCCATGCAGTAAAATTTTCTAAGGTATTTTTAACTGAACCTTGTAATACAGATTCTGGTATTCAAGTCACAAATCAACTAGATCTTTCCTATGAGATTTACTTTTACCACGATTAAATTTAAAAGGGGGCTGTGTTTCCTATAACTACCCTGACAAAAAGGAGAATTGAGGCAACTGTtgaagttaaaggaaaaaaaaactactgTTGAGGAAAATAAGGATTTGCTTGAATTATACTGCTTACCTCACAGAGATTCCTAGGATAACTTATCACCTCTCatgttaatttctttaaaaaagcaaaatgaacaagCCTTTTTATCCTTTCAAGACATTTTTAAAGCCTTGACTAAGAACTAAGTGTCAGAATATGTAACTTTGGCTGTTGGTTACtacaaaaaaggcaaataaattttGCAATGAGGGAAAATAGCTTAATGAAAAGGAGAAACCCACAAATCTACTTAAATAGATTGCACAACATACAACACTATGAAACAATTTCTAGTAAGCGTTAGGACAAAGGAAATGAGTCGTTAAGCAGTTCTTACACAACATGTAATTAAAGTTAGACAAAGATTTTAagcttaaaaaacataaaaacaacttCAATAGAAAAGTAGGGTTAACTATAATTGACAATGATGTCAGTTAACTTCATTTCAAGATAACTTGTCTCAGATTACTTCTGAATCAGGAAGATATCTACAATAAAGTAAAAGGCCTAAATGCAATAAAGCCTTTGACAGTTTATATGGAGAGCAAGCAGTCTCACAGATGAGCTCTATTTCTTTATATAGCTGTGCTGTCTTCCATTCTCATAGGCTGAATGGGGCCATAAATGCTACCTAAATACAGTGCCTAACTCCCTTTCCTATTCTTTTTCAGTTTACTCATAAAAGGAGTTGCTACCTGATGGCAGAAAGACCACTCGTCACTAGCTCTGACCAGGGGCCagtcatttaatttcttcagGCCTCGGTTTTCTATCTGCTGGGTGGGGACGATGGAGCCAGCTGGATACTGGTTGGTCTTCAGCCGGTGATTCTTCTTAGTATAAGATGTCTGAACAGTTGGGTGAGTTCCTCACAGCACAGAATTCACGTACTATAATTTAAAGTTTACTTTGCATAGGGTTTTAGCAATGGAAATTTACCCCTCTGTCCTCTCCAGGGTTTAAAGACTCAACAATTTTGATACAAACAAAGGTTAACTCATATGTCAATGCAAGCAATATTAATAATGGGCTTAGGCCTCCCTTCAGTTTTGCCCATTCTTGGAGTCAAAAGCCAAGCAAAACAGAAAGGCAGGAAATTTGAGAAAAATCCCTGCCTTTCTAGAAACAGAAACCTAATCAAGGGCAGACATCTAATGATTGAAGGATCAGCTTTATTAACTCAGATATCTTTCTTTGACACGAAAGTTCAACATCATTCCCTTTGTAGTATTTTGATATGAGGGTTCTGTTCATGATAAGTGAAATTGTTTACTCTATTACTGTAACATCAGAATGTAATTAATTCCTCAGAATTAGTAATGGTCAACTTTTAAACTTTCCATATTTTCAATGACACACAGCTAAAACGTTAAGGCCAATTTAGTTAATTCAAAACAAATCAATAGTATTTACATCTACTCTTTAATCAGGAAAAGAATTATAGATAgaaattacaagaagaaaaaaaaggtgtTGAATATGTTGAGTAGAAAATAAAGCGCTGCCAGCTTTCTCAGGCTTTTTCCTTATAGGAAAGATCTGTTATCTGTTCTGTATCCTCTTAAATATTTCACTAAGAGATAACCTTTCTAACTATATAACATTCTGCATCCTTCCAATATTTTATCCTGATGAAATAACTCAGACTATGAAGAATGTTCTTTGAGTgcatttcagttttttttccaTAACCTTAGTCTCTAGTATACCAatgagttattatttttaatgactcatttattcaattatgTAACTACTAGATcagctttgttttaattttcagaatatttatCTTTCCAGTTTTGGTCCAAAAGTACTAATCAGTATCTCAATCTCCTATATTAACTTATAGCAATCACCTTCATTCGATTGCTTAACATGTCTTTCTTTGTGGGGTTATCACTGAATGAACACCCCACATTCTGAAGATTTCTATTAGCTGTGAAAAAATATCACATCAAAGCCAAATTTTGCCaaaattttaatcatatataaaacaattagaaGGCTACTGAatgcaaacattttcttatattaaCAAGGTAAAAGCACAATAATTTTTCATTATCTGGCATTATCAAGTAATGCAGCATCCACTTAAGTAGAATGTCCACATAACTAATGCTTTATTTTCAGGTACCGAGATTTAGTTTAagcatttcaaataaatatgtCCAAAATGTTTATACAATTACCTGACTTCTTAAACATCCTTGGACATAGAAATTTTTTCCTAATGATTTAAGATCACTGTATTGAATATTCATTATTTGACTGTGTGATAATACATTTGTGCCAACCCTTTTTTGCTCCTGCCTTTATGTCAGGCTATATGATATTTTTTTTGGTAGCATCAtgactattatgaacaactcCCTTTCAACTGCTGCTTAGAATTTTTTATGGGTAGAAAAACTACACAACTTAAAGAACTGTGTGTTAAATAAGATCTAAGAATAGgcctaataaaaaaaataagcaattcaaTATGGTAACTTTGTGATAGCTATTTCTTGCATACTGAGGTCTTCTGCAGGGGTTCACCGGCTGACATCTACAAAGTCTAACCCCGGCCTAAGGTGAGTCCTCAGTTAGTCTCAGAATCTAAAAGTGTTTGACCTTCTTTGATCAAAATCTGGATGTCTTGCTCTTCCTTTTTCTAACTGAGAAAGAAGTGTTGGAGAATCTACTGCCTACACCCGGTTTCCCAAAGCAATAAGCTTACACCAACAGCTTATACCAAGCAGCTCCAGGGTGGTCCAGAAAAATTCAGTGGGTGAATAACAACGTATTTTGGGCATGACATGTCTTCACATCCAACTTCATTGTTGGAGATCAGGTCAAAGGCTATGACCACCTTTGGACGTACTAGGGTTGCATCAAAAAGCACTTATGCTACAGTCAACAGGGGAATTGTACCTCAATACCACACAGAAAGATCTTAAAGGAAGAGCTGTAGGAAATCACCCACAAGGGGTTTCATGCATCTGTTCATCCTGTTCCTCCTGCCTGAAGATGTCCTTCCCGCCTTGTCGTCTAGTTAAGTGCAACTCATCCTTCCCCATCAGCTCAAGTATCACTTAGTAAGTCTTTCCTGACTCCTGGCAGAGGCAGTAACTCTCTCCTTTGTGCCACCAGCCACTGCATTTTGTACATAGTTCTATTATAGCACAAATCACACTCTGTTGTAATCTGCTTATTCCTTCTTCTCCCTTATTACACTTTGAACTATCCAAAAGCAGAatgttgctttcattttttaaaacctcacaCCTAAGAGGCCTGGTCCACAATGAATGTTTTTCAGAATGAATGGAGTTCAATGGGCACCATATGCAACCCTCGCTTTTTACAAAGCTGCTCATTAGGAGATGAGAAATAATTTCCACTATGAAAACAAAACCATGAAAATATCACTCAGTCTCTTAAAAACCAAAAAGGGGGATGGAGGCAAGAGCAGAAACAAACAGCAATAGAAACCAAACAAAAGTTATTATCCAGAATTGTTTGGGATTAgtttatttcctcatttgcagAGGGGAATGACAAGTGCACCGCCAATGAAAGAAGACAATAATTGACCTACAGGAATCTATGCGTCTACACTCTACTTCTTGGTCTACAATAAACTTCTTGGCAAAACTCTGGAAAAACCCTTCACAATCAGTTTTTGAGTTTctttagaaggaaaagaagaatgtaaCTAGTCCTTCACTATCACCTCCAGAagagcattttacaaaattcacaTCTGAGAAAGTCAACCAGCTCCTGGCCATAAGGATACACAGGCAGGAAGTACCTGAGAGAATCTCCTAAGATCAGTTCCAGCATGGTAATCAGTTCAGCCGCTAAACTCAAGAACTCACCGACAGCACACCTCACACGG is a window encoding:
- the BTG3 gene encoding protein BTG3, whose protein sequence is MKNEIAAVVFFFTRLVRKHDKLKKEAVERFAEKLTLILQEKYKNHWYPEKPSKGQAYRCIRVNKFQRVDPDVLKACENSCILYSDLGLPKELTLWVDPCEVCCRYGEKNNAFIVASFENEDENKDEISKKVTRALDKVTSDYHSGSSSSDEETSKEVEVKPSSVTATPSPIYQISELIFPPLPMWHPLPRKKPGMYRGNGHQSHYPPPVPFGYPNQGRKNKPYRPIPVTWVPPPGMHCDRNHWINPHMLAPH